A window of Armatimonadota bacterium genomic DNA:
GTAGAGCGACCGGCGGTCACCGATCCCGATGATCGCAGCCGCCTAAGGCCCGCCGCAGCGGATTCAGGGCGCCTCGGGGTGTGCCTCCAGGCCATCGGCACGGCGGTCGCGGCGGTAGGCGATGAGGTCGCGGTGAGCTGCTGCTTCGCGGCGCCATTCACCACCGCTGCTTGTCTGCGCGGGACCGATCAGATAGCGCGTGACCTCTACCGCAACAAGGATCTGACGCACGAGCTGCTGCGTATGTCGCTCGACCTGGGCAAGCGGTTCGCTGATGCGGTAATTGATGTTGGCGGGGTGCCGGTGGTGGTTGATCCAGTGGCGACCGGCAGCGTGCTCGGCGAGGCCCACTTCCGTGAGTTTGCCCTACCGTATCTGCAGGAGCTACATGCGCACATCGCGCAACGCGGCCTGCCGGTGGTGTTGCACATCTGCGGGCAGACCAGCCGCATCCTCGACGCCATACTCGAGGCGCGCGCAGCCTTGCTCAGCCTCGACGATATCCCGATGGCGGAGGCCCGCGACCGCGTGGGCGACCGCGTCGCTCTCATGGGCAACGTGCGCCCCGCCCAGACCTTGCTGCAGGGCACACCCGAGGACGTCCTGCGAGAGGTGCGCGCCTTGTGCGCGATCGGCCGCCAGTGCCGCGGGGGCTTCGTGCTGGGCAGCGGGTGTGAAGTGCCCATAGACTCACCGGTCGCGAATGTCGAGGCGATGCTGGAGGGTGTGCGGCAGTACGGAAGCTTCGACTGATGCGCCGCCGACGCGCACGGCACCGCCGATGACTGTCATTGGCACCGCGCGCGAGCGTCTGCTGCGCGCGTTGCGCGGCGAGCGCGTTGACCGCGCCCCCGTCATCTGCCCCGGCGGCATGATGACCATGGCCACGCGCTCGGCCATGTGCGCCAGCGGCGCTGCCTGGCCCCGCGCCCACTCCGACCCCCACGCCATGGCCGACCTCGTGCGCGCGACCCAAGCCGAAACCGACCTGGAGTGCCTGGCGGCGCCCTTCTGCATGACGGTGGAGGCGGAAGCGCTCGGCTGCCGCGTGGACCTGGGCGCCGACAACGCGCTGCCGCACGTGGAGGCGGAGGCGTTTGCCGACCCCGCGGGGCTCGAGCGGTTGCCGGCGTTCGACGCCGAGCGCTCCGGGCGCGCGCCGGTGGTGCTCGCGGCTTTGCGCCTTCTCGCCGCCGGGCGCTCAGGCGAGCCGGTCATCGGCGCCGTGGTCGGCCCGGTAAGCTTGGCGGCGATGGTCATGGAGGCAGGGGTGTTCCTGCGCCTCGCCCGGCGCGATCCGCCGCGGGCGCAGGAGATCGTCGCGGCGATGGCGCGAGTGACGCTTGCCTTTGCCGTCGCGCAGCGCGCTGCCGGCGCCGACTGTGTCATGATCGCCGAGCCCACCGCCACGGGAGAGGTGCTGGGCGCTCGCCACTTCACGCACCTGGCGCTGCCCGCGTTGACCCGCCTGCTGTCGGTGTTGCGCGACAGCGACGCAGCCGCTATACTGCACATATGCGGCGATGTGCGGCCGCTGCTGTCTGCGCTGCGCGTTCTGGCGCGGCGCCTGCCGCCGCTCGCGCTGAGCGTGGACTCGATGGTGAGCGGCGAACTGCTGCGGCGCGAGCTGCCCGGCTGCGTACGGGTGGGCAATGTGGATGCGCTGCTGCTGGAGCGCGGGCCGGTGTCGGCGATTGAACGGGCGGCCCGCCGCGCCGCGCGGGATTTCGACGTGGTGTCGCCGGCGTGCGGCCTGGCGCCGACCACACCTGCCTCCCATTTGCGGGCGCTGGTGCACGCGTCCCGAGACCATGAGCGAACATAACCACCGGCCTGATATCGGCAACTCGGGGGCGCGAGCCCGGGTGCAGTTGTTTTCCCTCGTCCTGTTCAACAGCTACTTCCTCGCGCCGCTGGGCAAGTATCTGTGCGTGCCGGTGCTTAACTGCTACTCATGTCCGCTGGGCACCGTGGCCTGCCCCATCGGCAGCATCATCTCCTTCGGCCTCGTGCGCGGCATCCCGTACTACATCATCGGCTCGCTCGGTGTGGCGGCGGTAGCCGGCGGCCGCGCGTTCTGCGGCTGGGCCTGTCCGTTCGGCTACCTGCAGGACTGGCTCCATCGCCTCCGCACTCCCAAGTGGCGGCTACCGCGCGCGGCGAACGGCCTGAAGTACGGGCTGCTCGTGGTTCTGGTGATTGCGCTGCCGCTGGCGCTTGGCGGCGGCAAGGCCCAGACCGCCTCCGAGCGCATCGCCTCCGGGAGTTCCCGCGCCGTGGACTACTGCGGCATCGTCTGCCCCGCCGGCACGCTGGAGGCCGGTGTGCCCCTGCTCGTCTCCAGTCGCCAGGCGCGCACGGATATGTCCTTGCGTACCTGGAGCAAACTGGCTATACTGATCGCGGTACTGGGGCTGATGATCGTGTCGCGGCGCGGTTTCTGCCGGGCGCTGTGCCCACTGGGCGCGCTGATGGCGCTGGGCGCGGGCGCTTCGCTCCTGCGCCTGCGTACCGACCCCGTCAAGTGCACCAAGTGCATGCGGTGCGCGAAGGTTTGTCCCACCGCCAGCCGCAGCGTGCCTGACACGCCGGGGGGCCGGGAGGCCTCGGCGGAGTGCGTGCTCTGCCTGGACTGCGTCCGCAGTTGCCCGGCAGGCGACGCCCTCGGCGCCACCTTCGGATCGCGACCCATCCTCACCAGTCAGGGAGCAGACTGTGCGCGATAAGAGATACCTGGTTCTGGGGCTTCTCCTGCTAGCAATGGTGGGAGCCGTCATCTACGGCGTGCACATGGGCGACGCCCTCTACGTGTTTCGGAACGCCTCCGATTTCTGTTTCACATGAGCGGGACAATGACCGCGCGTGCCGCGGTCTCGGCTCCCCGCCACGGAGGAAGTTGCTTCAGTGCTACGCAAGCTGCCCCGCGTTGACGACCTCCTTGCGCAGCCGCTCCTCGCCGAGGCGGCGCCGGAGGCGCCGCGCGCGCTGATCCGGTGCGCCGCGCGTGCCGCGATTGCCGACGCCCGCGCGCGGCTGCGGGCCGGCGCGCAGTCCCCCGACATTTCCGCCGAGGTGCTTGCCGCTCGCGCCGCCGACATCTTGCGCCGCCAGGTCGCCCCCAGCCTGCGCCGCGTCATCAACGCCACCGGCGTCATCCTGCACACGGGCCTGGGGAGGGCGCCGTTGGCAGCGTCCGCCGGCGCGGCGCTGGCCGAGATCTCCTGCGGCTACTGCAATGTTCAGGTGGACCTCGAATCGGGCGACCGCTCCCAGCGCGAGGACCACGTACAGTGGCTGCTGCAGGAGCTCACCGGCGCGGAGGCGGCCCTGGTCGTCAACAACAATGCGGCCGCCACCGTGCTCGCCCTCAACACCCTGGCCGGCGGGCGCGAGGTCGTCCTGTCGCGCGGCGAGCTGGTGGAGATCGGCGGCGCGTTTCGCATGCCGGAGATCATGGCGCTGGCCGGCTGCCGCCTAGTCGAGGTCGGCTGCACCAATCGCACCCACCTGCGCGACTACCAGGCGGCCATCACCCCGGAAACCGCGCTGCTGCTGTGCGTGCACCAGAGCAACTACCGCCTCCAAGGGTTCACCTCCCAGACGCCGCTGGCGGAGGTGGCGACGCTGGCGCGTGCGCACGGGATCATGTGCGCCCATGATCTGGGCAGCGGCGCCCTGCTTGACCTGCGTCGGTTCGGGCTGCCGCACGAGCCCACCGCGGCGGAGAGTCTGACCGCCGGCGCCGATGCGGTCTTCTTCAGCGGTGACAAGCTCTTGGGAGGGCCGCAATGCGGCATCATCCTGGGCCGACGCAAGCCCCTCCAAGCGATGCATGAGAACCCTTACTACCGCATTTTCCGCGTGGACAAGCTGACCCTCGCGGCCCTCGAGGCCACCCTGCGCCTCTTCCTCGATGCCGAGCGCCTGCCGCAGAAGCACGCCCTCATGTCCGTCCTCACGCGCCCGCTCGATGAGATCCGCGTCCGCGCGCAAGAGTTGGCGCGCCGCATCGCCGCCGACTGCGGGGAATGGCTCGTCGTCGAGGCAACACCCGGTGAGTCGCAGGTCGGCGGCGGCTCGCTGGCTGGACACACGCTGCCGACATTCGTCGTGAGCCTTCGTCCGGCCGGTTCGCGCGGCGGAGAGTCAGGGCTTTCGCCTGGCGATCTCGCCTGGCGCCTGCGTCAGGGCGAGCCGCCCATCGTCGCCCGCATCCACGAGGACGCGGTGTTGCTCGACCTGCGGACGGTGCTGCCCGATGAGGACCAGCTGGTCGGCAAGGCCCTGGCCGCAGCCTGCCGGGCGCTGCCTACGTGAGATGAACCAGGAACGCCACGTCGTTTTCGGCACCGCCGGTCACGTTGACCACGGCAAGTCCGCACTTGTCCGTGCCCTCACTGGCACCGACCCCGATCGCTTGGCCGAGGAGAAGGCCCGGGGGATGACGATTGACCTCGGGTTCGCTTTCTTGCCGCTCCCCCAACTCGCCGAGCCGGCGGCGATCGTGGACGTGCCGGGGCACGAGATGTTCGTGCGCAATATGGTCGCCGGCGCCGCTGGCGTGGACGCCGTTCTCTTTGTCGTCGCCGCCGACGAGGGCGTCATGCCGCAGACCGTCGAACACCTCGACGTGCTGCGGTACCTCGGCGTTACCGCAGGCGTGGTCGCGCTTACCAAACGCGACAAGGTGGGCCCGCAACGCATTCGCGGAATTGCCGCTCAGGTCTCGAATCTGCTCTCGGGATCACCCCTGCACGCCGCGCGCATTATCCCGGTGTCCGCGGTCACCGGCGACGGCTTGCCCGAGCTGCACGCCGAGCTGGCGCGCATCGCCGGCCAGGTCGCGACCCATTCGGCGGAGGGTGTCTTTCGGCTGCCGGTGGACCGCGTCTTCACGCTCAGGGGCGTCGGCACCGTCATCACCGGCACCGTCATCTCCGGTGTGCTGCGCGCCGGCGAAACCGTGACCTGTCTGCCGGCCGACCGGCAGTTGCGCGCCCGCGGGCTGCAGGTGCGCAACCAGGCCGTCCCGCGGGTCGTCGCGGGGCAGCGCGCGGCGGTGAACCTGGCCGACGTGTCCAAGGAGGAACTTCGGCGCGGCGACGTGCTGGTGACGGCGGGAGCGCTTGCCTCGACCTTGATCGCCGACGTCCGCCTGGCACTCTCTTCGCAGGCCCCGCGCGCCCTCGCCCAGCGCACGCGTGTCCGCGTCCACCACGGGACCGCCGAGGTCATGGCACGGGTGCTGCTGCTCGAGGGCGACGCGCTGGCCCCCGCCCAGTCGGCGCTCGTGCAGTTGCGGCTAGAGGCGCCGCTGGTCGCGGTAGCGGGTGACCGCTTCGTCGTGCGCTCCTATTCGCCCATGCAAGTGATCGGCGGCGGTGTTATTCTCGATCCGCACGCACCCAAGCGCCGCACCGCAGCCGGGGCAGCCGAGGTCGCCGACCGCGAGCAACTGCCGCTCCCGGAACTGGTGGTGGAAGCCCTCGACCGCGCGGGCGCGTCCGGGGCGGCCCTCGACGG
This region includes:
- a CDS encoding uroporphyrinogen decarboxylase family protein, with product MAQDRMSPKERLNGFLTGGHLDRFLCVPLVLNHAARMSGVKIGAHNRDGRIMGECHVEAYRHYGQDLITIFSDTAVLAEALGTELRYPDDDVPRVERPAVTDPDDRSRLRPAAADSGRLGVCLQAIGTAVAAVGDEVAVSCCFAAPFTTAACLRGTDQIARDLYRNKDLTHELLRMSLDLGKRFADAVIDVGGVPVVVDPVATGSVLGEAHFREFALPYLQELHAHIAQRGLPVVLHICGQTSRILDAILEARAALLSLDDIPMAEARDRVGDRVALMGNVRPAQTLLQGTPEDVLREVRALCAIGRQCRGGFVLGSGCEVPIDSPVANVEAMLEGVRQYGSFD
- a CDS encoding uroporphyrinogen decarboxylase family protein, encoding MTVIGTARERLLRALRGERVDRAPVICPGGMMTMATRSAMCASGAAWPRAHSDPHAMADLVRATQAETDLECLAAPFCMTVEAEALGCRVDLGADNALPHVEAEAFADPAGLERLPAFDAERSGRAPVVLAALRLLAAGRSGEPVIGAVVGPVSLAAMVMEAGVFLRLARRDPPRAQEIVAAMARVTLAFAVAQRAAGADCVMIAEPTATGEVLGARHFTHLALPALTRLLSVLRDSDAAAILHICGDVRPLLSALRVLARRLPPLALSVDSMVSGELLRRELPGCVRVGNVDALLLERGPVSAIERAARRAARDFDVVSPACGLAPTTPASHLRALVHASRDHERT
- a CDS encoding 4Fe-4S binding protein, with amino-acid sequence MSEHNHRPDIGNSGARARVQLFSLVLFNSYFLAPLGKYLCVPVLNCYSCPLGTVACPIGSIISFGLVRGIPYYIIGSLGVAAVAGGRAFCGWACPFGYLQDWLHRLRTPKWRLPRAANGLKYGLLVVLVIALPLALGGGKAQTASERIASGSSRAVDYCGIVCPAGTLEAGVPLLVSSRQARTDMSLRTWSKLAILIAVLGLMIVSRRGFCRALCPLGALMALGAGASLLRLRTDPVKCTKCMRCAKVCPTASRSVPDTPGGREASAECVLCLDCVRSCPAGDALGATFGSRPILTSQGADCAR
- the selA gene encoding L-seryl-tRNA(Sec) selenium transferase, with translation MLRKLPRVDDLLAQPLLAEAAPEAPRALIRCAARAAIADARARLRAGAQSPDISAEVLAARAADILRRQVAPSLRRVINATGVILHTGLGRAPLAASAGAALAEISCGYCNVQVDLESGDRSQREDHVQWLLQELTGAEAALVVNNNAAATVLALNTLAGGREVVLSRGELVEIGGAFRMPEIMALAGCRLVEVGCTNRTHLRDYQAAITPETALLLCVHQSNYRLQGFTSQTPLAEVATLARAHGIMCAHDLGSGALLDLRRFGLPHEPTAAESLTAGADAVFFSGDKLLGGPQCGIILGRRKPLQAMHENPYYRIFRVDKLTLAALEATLRLFLDAERLPQKHALMSVLTRPLDEIRVRAQELARRIAADCGEWLVVEATPGESQVGGGSLAGHTLPTFVVSLRPAGSRGGESGLSPGDLAWRLRQGEPPIVARIHEDAVLLDLRTVLPDEDQLVGKALAAACRALPT
- the selB gene encoding selenocysteine-specific translation elongation factor; protein product: MNQERHVVFGTAGHVDHGKSALVRALTGTDPDRLAEEKARGMTIDLGFAFLPLPQLAEPAAIVDVPGHEMFVRNMVAGAAGVDAVLFVVAADEGVMPQTVEHLDVLRYLGVTAGVVALTKRDKVGPQRIRGIAAQVSNLLSGSPLHAARIIPVSAVTGDGLPELHAELARIAGQVATHSAEGVFRLPVDRVFTLRGVGTVITGTVISGVLRAGETVTCLPADRQLRARGLQVRNQAVPRVVAGQRAAVNLADVSKEELRRGDVLVTAGALASTLIADVRLALSSQAPRALAQRTRVRVHHGTAEVMARVLLLEGDALAPAQSALVQLRLEAPLVAVAGDRFVVRSYSPMQVIGGGVILDPHAPKRRTAAGAAEVADREQLPLPELVVEALDRAGASGAALDGLRVTLGVSGSALQSALNELTAQGRAVGGRRNRWFSAAAVRDMEAAITARLAALHAGAPLKSFVQLNRVTSVAAPTAEQRECLRLALESLVGRGAVLLASERLRLARYQVQWAGRFAAAREKILAACSAAGIVALSIEQLAAASGLSRQDTQQVLDALVDAGDLRQLAPGALVQSQALARSREAVRKFLALRHTMTVGEARELLGASRKHLLPFLEWLDREGVTLRHGDVRVLRPSPASGSDA